One Mycolicibacterium goodii genomic region harbors:
- a CDS encoding nuclear transport factor 2 family protein codes for MSDTPLGAVQRYLDAFNAGDPAGMSAAFAPDGSILDGMAPHLWLGPTAAADWYRDVLTEGARLGASGYHVTIGEPTHNSTTADSAYAVVPAGMTFDLNGTWVTQTCSTFTVALHRLQVGWRVAAWAWSKGAQQQ; via the coding sequence ATGAGCGATACGCCACTTGGCGCAGTCCAACGCTATCTGGACGCATTCAACGCCGGGGATCCGGCCGGGATGTCGGCGGCATTCGCGCCCGATGGTTCGATCCTCGACGGCATGGCTCCGCATCTGTGGTTGGGTCCGACGGCTGCGGCGGACTGGTACCGAGATGTGCTGACCGAAGGCGCGCGTCTGGGTGCGTCGGGCTACCACGTCACGATAGGCGAACCCACTCACAACAGCACCACCGCTGACAGCGCGTATGCGGTGGTGCCCGCCGGCATGACGTTCGACCTCAACGGCACCTGGGTGACCCAGACGTGCTCGACGTTCACCGTGGCTCTGCACCGGCTGCAGGTTGGTTGGCGGGTCGCGGCGTGGGCCTGGTCCAAGGGAGCACAACAGCAATGA
- a CDS encoding Dyp-type peroxidase: MTDAATEALELDDIQHIVLTRTPAITGRYEFLTFDTPEGGRAWLSELLDKVQSAADVEATMDSSDRWVTLAFTWTGLRALGVPEDALASFPDAFREGMAARASILGDTGANAPEHWVGGLAGEDLHAIAILFSRTDDQCQKSVAEHNKLLARTDGVRSLSYLDLNATPPFNYAHDHFGFRDRLSQPVIKGSGEEPTPGSGDPLEPGEFILGYPDENGPVTLLPQPPELSRNGSYMAYRRLEEYVAVFREYLREHSDSPEGSDLLAAKFMGRWRSGAPLVLAPNHDDPELGADPRRNNDFDYKEMDPFGYACPLGSHARRLNPRDTAHNMNRRRMIRRGATYGPALPEGAPDDGVDRGIAAFIICANLVRQFEFAQNVWINDKAFHELGNEHDPICGTQDGTLDYTVPKRPIRKVYKGLPAFSRMRGGAYFFLPGLRALHYLASLQESP, translated from the coding sequence ATGACAGATGCCGCGACCGAGGCGCTCGAGCTCGACGATATTCAGCACATCGTGCTGACGCGTACGCCGGCGATCACTGGTCGCTACGAGTTCCTCACATTCGACACTCCGGAGGGCGGGCGAGCGTGGCTGTCTGAGCTGCTGGACAAGGTCCAGTCGGCAGCGGATGTCGAAGCGACCATGGACTCGTCTGACCGCTGGGTCACTTTGGCGTTCACCTGGACTGGCCTGCGGGCGCTCGGTGTGCCCGAGGACGCGCTCGCCAGCTTCCCCGATGCGTTCCGCGAGGGGATGGCCGCACGGGCGAGTATTCTCGGCGACACCGGTGCCAACGCTCCCGAACACTGGGTCGGAGGACTGGCCGGTGAGGATCTACATGCCATCGCGATCCTGTTCTCCCGCACCGACGACCAGTGCCAGAAATCCGTCGCCGAACACAACAAGCTGCTCGCCCGCACCGACGGCGTACGCAGCCTGTCCTATCTCGACCTCAACGCCACACCCCCGTTCAACTACGCCCACGACCACTTCGGGTTCCGCGACCGGCTCTCTCAACCGGTGATAAAGGGCTCCGGCGAGGAACCGACCCCGGGATCCGGAGATCCGTTGGAGCCTGGCGAGTTCATCCTGGGTTACCCCGATGAGAACGGGCCGGTCACGCTGCTGCCCCAACCGCCTGAACTGTCGCGTAACGGCAGTTACATGGCCTACCGGCGACTGGAGGAGTACGTCGCGGTGTTTCGGGAGTATCTGCGTGAGCACTCCGACAGCCCGGAGGGTTCGGATCTGTTGGCGGCGAAGTTCATGGGCCGCTGGCGCAGCGGTGCCCCGCTGGTCCTGGCCCCGAACCACGATGATCCCGAGTTGGGGGCGGATCCCAGGCGCAACAACGACTTCGATTACAAGGAGATGGATCCGTTCGGGTACGCCTGCCCATTGGGCTCACACGCCCGCAGACTCAATCCGCGTGACACCGCGCACAACATGAACCGGCGGCGGATGATCCGCCGCGGCGCGACCTATGGGCCCGCACTACCCGAAGGCGCACCCGATGATGGTGTCGACCGGGGCATCGCGGCGTTCATCATCTGTGCAAACCTGGTACGCCAGTTCGAGTTCGCCCAGAATGTCTGGATCAACGACAAGGCGTTCCACGAACTCGGCAACGAGCACGATCCCATCTGCGGCACCCAGGACGGCACGCTCGATTACACGGTGCCGAAACGGCCTATTCGCAAGGTATACAAGGGACTTCCTGCATTCAGCAGGATGCGCGGTGGTGCGTACTTCTTCCTGCCGGGCCTGCGGGCCCTGCACTACCTCGCTTCACTTCAGGAGTCGCCATGA
- a CDS encoding DUF1707 SHOCT-like domain-containing protein produces the protein MSTSAPQNGSMRAADTDRILVAQQLTDAAASGRLPMNEYEDRLAKAYTAETRNELARLSSDLAGAVNYLSTCCRPAPSTTLLGLMSGFERRGRWNVPKKLTTFALFGGGVIDLRYADFTSADVDVRCYSVFGGQTILVPPEVNVDCHGVGIMGNFDRHVHGEGVPGAPRVHIRGFSLGGSVSIKRKQRRKPHEN, from the coding sequence ATGAGCACCTCAGCGCCGCAAAACGGTTCGATGCGCGCTGCCGACACCGATCGCATTCTGGTGGCGCAGCAGCTCACTGATGCCGCCGCGTCGGGCCGTCTGCCGATGAACGAGTACGAGGACCGCCTGGCAAAGGCCTACACCGCCGAGACCCGCAACGAACTCGCCCGCCTCAGCTCCGACTTGGCGGGGGCCGTCAACTACCTGAGTACCTGCTGTCGGCCCGCGCCGTCGACCACGCTGCTGGGGTTGATGAGCGGCTTCGAACGCCGTGGCCGGTGGAACGTCCCGAAGAAGTTGACGACGTTTGCTCTTTTTGGCGGCGGAGTGATCGACCTGCGGTACGCCGATTTCACTTCCGCCGATGTCGACGTGCGCTGTTATTCGGTCTTCGGTGGCCAGACGATCCTCGTGCCGCCCGAAGTGAACGTCGACTGCCACGGTGTCGGCATCATGGGCAACTTCGACCGCCACGTCCACGGCGAGGGCGTGCCGGGCGCACCGCGTGTCCACATCCGCGGGTTCTCGCTCGGCGGCAGCGTGAGCATCAAGCGCAAGCAGCGTCGCAAGCCTCACGAGAACTGA
- a CDS encoding SDR family oxidoreductase, with protein MPRSVLVTGATGTLGHHVVPEATQAGHAVRALSRRGRVGYTGVHWQQGDLLDAGALDAALDGIDVVVHCATQPTGEKDIVAARNLTNAVRRNHVKHLIYISIVGIEDIPLPYYRTKLRVERLLADSGVPHTILRATQFHELIEKTFDVQRFSPVLVTLREVRFQPIDTRDVAARLVELIDQEPAGRVGDIGGPEVVEHPDLGQMYLSAHSSRRRVVRFTPPGRIAAGYRSGAHLTPNNPVGTVSFRDYLDSST; from the coding sequence ATGCCTCGCAGTGTGCTCGTCACGGGAGCGACCGGCACTCTGGGCCACCATGTGGTGCCGGAGGCGACGCAGGCCGGTCACGCTGTCAGAGCGCTGAGCCGGCGTGGGCGGGTCGGCTACACCGGGGTCCATTGGCAGCAGGGTGACCTGTTGGATGCGGGTGCGTTGGATGCCGCGCTCGACGGGATCGACGTCGTCGTGCATTGCGCGACCCAGCCGACCGGCGAGAAAGACATCGTTGCTGCGCGGAACCTGACGAACGCTGTCCGGCGCAACCATGTCAAGCATTTGATCTACATCTCGATCGTCGGCATCGAGGACATTCCGCTGCCGTACTACCGCACCAAGTTGCGCGTCGAACGACTGCTCGCCGACTCGGGCGTCCCCCACACGATCCTGCGCGCCACCCAGTTCCACGAGCTAATCGAAAAGACCTTCGATGTGCAGCGCTTCTCGCCGGTGTTGGTGACGCTGCGCGAGGTTCGGTTCCAGCCGATAGACACGCGCGACGTCGCCGCCCGACTGGTCGAGTTAATCGATCAAGAGCCCGCGGGACGTGTCGGCGACATCGGTGGTCCGGAGGTCGTCGAGCACCCAGATCTGGGGCAAATGTATCTCTCAGCGCACAGCAGCAGGCGCCGCGTGGTCAGGTTCACGCCCCCGGGCCGCATCGCTGCGGGTTACAGATCTGGAGCCCATCTCACCCCGAATAACCCTGTCGGAACGGTATCTTTCCGGGATTACCTGGACTCAAGCACATAA
- a CDS encoding PE-PPE domain-containing protein → MTKPTPPRLQKAKAAAVTTAVVATTAALTAGAGSAAPEALLAHKRTVEAEVTLAAVPVLPDIPGVPDLSGIPKLGGAYAVGPVFWAAELLGIMPIDVIKAAAGLMGGSEVAGLVTDLLEVLEFLSPVDIGVQGPWPSDVYNAVNNLDYLTGGIVDLIGEPVKAIPIVGPLVWETIDGLVGAIIETAPVLNQRRAMVFSESLGGLTTSLAYRDMIKAVQTNAADWGEGVTGQWLIFFNNPSRPGGGLFALATPITNLFGLNLSTPPAGSYTNGAANGGEITKVLNTAILDISWAYNILSDAPTTLNPLAWANAAVGAVFLTYLLPSTKPQNNILSHVVPELALSTIDGLKTILDVTGGQSLEMVPGWSDVVKVVERLDLLGLGVDDVLKEIANATKFPGTAHYITYDSGNLPLLEPFRLVPRLLSLIPGVHIPTPLTDSVEEALRMMINMAYQDVDPETLQRQYNMAGEQAYFYKNPLTPTQRLAAQKLIFNTLIDGIVNNALTPSKWTPTIPGLNLAPVFENDITLAVTAVLREIVEGIRTAVNPIFDRAQTGLKPVTDALDAIEGQITDALDGVLKVDEPEPTENSILARTTESVDPAGIAPVERAQLRTLFVAKEAITPVPEVTSEVEEQTEEAAVVEETKGDTEVSPPAPEAEGVAPKDTSTTPATDDAQTGASNEGPSQTQTKDADQAKDAATETATAAQDAPTKPTKPQKPRGLKKITESFKATPGKHAADANDPEKKTVQETVEKVANETTDATANLEKAAKDIKSKAKTRASKKDKNTNDQSTPAAAESSESASDSKAAA, encoded by the coding sequence ATGACGAAGCCGACCCCACCCCGTCTCCAGAAGGCCAAGGCTGCCGCGGTCACCACTGCCGTCGTCGCCACCACCGCCGCGCTCACCGCCGGCGCCGGCTCGGCAGCCCCCGAGGCGCTGCTGGCTCACAAGCGCACCGTCGAGGCCGAGGTGACGTTGGCCGCCGTCCCCGTCCTCCCCGACATCCCAGGTGTTCCCGACCTGTCCGGCATCCCCAAACTGGGTGGCGCCTACGCCGTCGGCCCCGTGTTCTGGGCCGCCGAGCTTCTCGGCATCATGCCGATCGATGTCATCAAGGCTGCCGCCGGTCTGATGGGTGGCAGCGAGGTGGCAGGCCTGGTCACCGACCTGCTCGAGGTCCTGGAGTTCCTCTCCCCCGTCGACATCGGCGTCCAAGGACCGTGGCCGAGCGACGTGTACAACGCCGTGAACAATCTCGATTACCTGACGGGCGGCATCGTCGACCTCATCGGCGAACCGGTCAAGGCGATCCCGATCGTCGGCCCCTTGGTGTGGGAAACGATCGATGGCCTGGTCGGCGCGATCATCGAAACGGCGCCGGTGCTGAACCAGCGGCGTGCCATGGTCTTCTCCGAAAGCCTCGGCGGGCTGACCACCTCGCTCGCCTATCGCGACATGATCAAGGCAGTGCAGACCAACGCCGCCGACTGGGGCGAAGGCGTCACGGGGCAATGGTTGATCTTCTTCAACAACCCGAGCCGTCCCGGCGGTGGATTGTTCGCTCTTGCAACGCCGATCACCAACCTCTTCGGGCTGAACCTGTCGACGCCGCCGGCAGGCAGCTACACCAACGGAGCCGCGAACGGCGGCGAAATCACCAAGGTTCTCAATACCGCGATCCTCGACATCTCCTGGGCGTACAACATCCTGTCGGATGCGCCCACCACGCTGAATCCGTTGGCGTGGGCCAACGCTGCCGTCGGAGCGGTGTTCCTGACATATCTGCTTCCCAGCACCAAACCCCAGAACAACATCCTCAGTCACGTTGTGCCCGAACTGGCGCTCAGTACGATCGACGGCCTCAAGACGATTCTCGATGTCACCGGCGGGCAGAGCCTGGAGATGGTGCCGGGCTGGTCCGATGTCGTCAAGGTGGTCGAGCGACTCGACCTGCTCGGCCTCGGCGTGGACGATGTTCTCAAAGAGATCGCCAATGCCACCAAGTTCCCCGGCACGGCCCACTACATCACCTATGACTCCGGCAATCTTCCGCTTCTGGAGCCGTTCCGGTTGGTGCCGCGGCTGCTCAGTCTCATTCCGGGCGTTCACATTCCGACGCCATTGACCGACAGCGTCGAAGAGGCGCTGCGGATGATGATCAACATGGCATACCAGGATGTCGATCCGGAGACGCTGCAACGCCAGTACAACATGGCCGGCGAGCAGGCGTATTTCTACAAGAACCCGCTCACCCCGACCCAACGCCTCGCGGCGCAGAAACTGATCTTCAACACGCTCATCGATGGGATCGTCAACAACGCTCTCACACCGTCGAAGTGGACGCCGACGATCCCTGGCCTCAACCTGGCCCCGGTCTTCGAGAACGACATCACATTGGCGGTCACCGCAGTGCTCCGTGAGATCGTCGAGGGCATCCGAACCGCGGTGAACCCGATCTTCGACAGGGCGCAGACGGGCCTCAAGCCGGTCACCGATGCGCTCGACGCCATCGAGGGGCAGATCACCGACGCCCTCGACGGGGTGCTCAAGGTCGACGAACCCGAGCCCACCGAGAACAGCATCCTGGCCCGCACGACCGAATCGGTGGATCCCGCCGGTATCGCTCCGGTCGAAAGGGCGCAGCTGCGCACACTTTTCGTCGCCAAGGAAGCCATCACCCCGGTCCCGGAGGTCACGAGCGAGGTCGAGGAGCAGACCGAAGAGGCCGCCGTCGTCGAGGAAACCAAGGGTGACACCGAGGTTTCGCCGCCGGCACCCGAGGCCGAGGGGGTCGCACCCAAGGACACCTCCACCACCCCGGCCACCGATGACGCCCAGACCGGCGCATCGAACGAGGGCCCGAGCCAGACCCAGACCAAGGACGCCGATCAGGCGAAGGACGCCGCCACCGAGACGGCCACCGCCGCACAAGATGCGCCGACCAAGCCGACCAAGCCGCAGAAGCCGCGGGGACTCAAGAAGATCACCGAGTCGTTCAAGGCGACGCCCGGCAAGCACGCCGCCGATGCGAACGACCCGGAGAAGAAGACGGTGCAGGAAACCGTCGAGAAGGTGGCCAACGAGACCACCGACGCGACGGCCAACCTGGAGAAGGCCGCCAAGGACATCAAATCCAAAGCCAAGACCCGGGCGTCGAAGAAGGACAAGAACACCAACGACCAGTCGACGCCCGCCGCCGCCGAAAGCAGCGAGTCAGCTTCCGACAGCAAGGCCGCGGCCTAG
- a CDS encoding VOC family protein — protein sequence MPTFSRVSHTSFSVRDAETSARWWARVLDFTEIDRVAGDGWYGILLMHPATRTILECQQHEDNQGETFDPRRTGFDHMGFKVDTRAELDEWQARFARLEVDYTAIAERAYGAVLTFRDPDGLQFEMFFKTDHP from the coding sequence ATGCCGACTTTCAGTAGGGTGTCGCACACGTCGTTTTCCGTCCGCGACGCCGAGACCAGCGCCCGATGGTGGGCGAGGGTGCTCGATTTCACCGAGATAGATCGGGTTGCGGGAGACGGTTGGTACGGCATCCTCCTGATGCACCCGGCGACCCGAACGATTCTCGAATGCCAGCAGCATGAGGACAATCAAGGCGAAACGTTCGATCCTCGCCGCACCGGTTTCGATCACATGGGGTTCAAGGTCGACACCCGCGCGGAACTCGATGAGTGGCAGGCGCGGTTCGCGCGTCTCGAGGTGGATTACACGGCCATTGCCGAACGCGCCTATGGCGCGGTGCTCACCTTCCGGGATCCCGATGGCCTCCAGTTCGAGATGTTCTTCAAGACCGACCATCCCTAG
- a CDS encoding heme-binding protein: MSASLRHIACALSGVGAFAGLMLSGFAGSAIAQPPPAPIPPPCTAAEMARVMSGVTFDTSNYLTEHPDVNNFFTGLKGQPKDRIAEQVRGYLDANPTVRDDLQRIRQPSVDFRNRCGLPPTP; encoded by the coding sequence ATGTCTGCCTCACTACGCCACATCGCCTGCGCCCTAAGCGGTGTGGGCGCCTTCGCCGGCCTGATGCTGTCCGGGTTCGCGGGATCGGCAATCGCCCAGCCTCCACCAGCGCCAATACCGCCACCGTGCACGGCAGCAGAGATGGCGCGGGTGATGTCAGGTGTCACCTTCGATACGTCGAACTACCTCACTGAGCATCCCGACGTGAACAATTTCTTCACCGGCCTCAAGGGGCAGCCCAAGGACCGGATCGCAGAACAGGTCCGTGGGTACCTCGATGCGAATCCGACTGTGCGTGACGATCTTCAGCGCATCCGGCAACCCTCGGTCGACTTCCGGAACCGGTGCGGACTGCCCCCTACGCCCTGA
- a CDS encoding ester cyclase, whose product MAEDQNKAVSRRIWEVFASGNLDELDELVAPDAAYHDTQDPFGDQRGVQHMTSLINMYRTSFSDMRFDVKLQVAEGDYVCSLIEAQGDNTGEIMGRPATGRHARVMITITDRHADGKIAESWATWDTLGMLQQLGLVPSSAGAQQPA is encoded by the coding sequence ATGGCCGAAGATCAGAACAAAGCAGTGTCGCGTCGCATATGGGAAGTGTTTGCCTCCGGCAACCTCGATGAGCTCGACGAGCTGGTCGCACCGGATGCCGCGTACCACGACACGCAGGACCCGTTCGGGGATCAGCGCGGCGTCCAGCACATGACGAGCCTGATCAACATGTATCGGACGTCGTTCTCCGACATGCGATTCGACGTCAAGTTGCAAGTGGCCGAGGGAGACTACGTCTGCTCACTGATCGAGGCCCAGGGCGACAACACCGGTGAGATCATGGGCCGGCCGGCGACCGGCAGGCACGCCCGCGTGATGATCACCATCACCGATCGCCACGCCGACGGCAAGATCGCCGAGAGTTGGGCCACCTGGGACACTCTCGGCATGCTGCAGCAGCTCGGGCTGGTCCCGTCCTCGGCGGGCGCGCAGCAACCGGCCTGA
- a CDS encoding mechanosensitive ion channel family protein, with product MSETIELETATNFAVTAAWVVGAVALAYGVGLGLSWLAQRIGRRSAVLRTAAELTRRPVRATLMVIVATVAVRRTSDEHANWRGWLDHTLVIALIATITWLIAALVLVAERQALARFAGGDTGLTDADLHRRKIRTQVTLVRRLVVAVVAVLGVAAVLMTFPSFSDIGKTVFASAGVLSVVAGLAAQTSLGAVFAGIQIAFSDAIRVGDVVVLEDEWGRIEEITLTYVVVHLWDERRLVLPCTYFTTTPFQNWTRNATELLGTVELDADFTVPLDAMRAELDRLLRGDPLWDQRVGVLQVTDAVGGLVRVRVLVSASNAGALFDLRCNVREGLVAWLQHTNPGALPRQRIEHESARDTRISDTAADAYAQADSGLFTGNPEAERRARSFDHADDEADDDPPKITDPVPVAAGQTQC from the coding sequence ATGTCTGAGACGATCGAGCTCGAAACTGCAACGAATTTCGCCGTCACCGCCGCATGGGTCGTGGGCGCCGTCGCGCTTGCCTACGGCGTCGGCCTCGGACTGTCATGGCTGGCGCAACGCATCGGTAGACGCAGCGCGGTGTTGCGCACTGCCGCCGAACTCACGCGGCGGCCCGTGCGTGCGACGCTGATGGTGATCGTCGCCACAGTGGCCGTGCGGCGCACCTCTGATGAGCACGCCAACTGGCGCGGGTGGCTGGACCACACGCTCGTGATCGCGTTGATCGCGACGATCACGTGGTTGATCGCGGCGCTGGTGTTGGTCGCCGAACGACAGGCGTTGGCGCGGTTCGCCGGCGGCGACACCGGCCTGACCGACGCGGATCTGCATCGACGCAAGATCCGCACGCAGGTGACTCTGGTCCGCAGGCTGGTCGTAGCGGTGGTGGCCGTGCTGGGTGTCGCCGCGGTGTTGATGACGTTCCCCTCGTTCAGCGATATCGGCAAGACCGTGTTCGCGTCGGCCGGCGTGCTGTCGGTGGTCGCGGGCCTCGCCGCGCAGACCTCGCTGGGGGCGGTGTTCGCCGGGATCCAGATCGCGTTCTCGGACGCGATCCGCGTGGGTGACGTGGTGGTGCTGGAAGACGAGTGGGGACGCATCGAGGAGATCACGCTGACGTACGTCGTCGTCCATCTGTGGGATGAGCGTCGACTGGTGTTGCCGTGCACGTACTTCACCACCACGCCGTTCCAGAACTGGACCCGCAACGCGACCGAACTGCTGGGCACCGTCGAACTCGACGCCGATTTCACCGTGCCGCTCGACGCGATGCGCGCCGAACTCGATCGGTTGTTGCGTGGCGACCCGTTGTGGGATCAGCGCGTCGGCGTACTTCAGGTGACCGACGCGGTCGGCGGCCTGGTGCGGGTGCGGGTGCTGGTCAGCGCGTCCAACGCCGGGGCGTTGTTCGACCTGCGGTGCAATGTCCGCGAGGGGCTGGTCGCGTGGTTGCAGCACACCAACCCCGGTGCCCTGCCGCGGCAGCGCATCGAACACGAAAGTGCCCGTGACACAAGGATCTCCGACACGGCCGCCGACGCCTACGCACAGGCCGATTCCGGTCTCTTCACGGGCAACCCGGAGGCCGAGCGGCGGGCACGGAGTTTCGACCATGCCGATGACGAAGCCGATGACGACCCACCAAAAATCACCGATCCCGTTCCCGTCGCCGCAGGTCAGACCCAGTGTTGA
- a CDS encoding enoyl-CoA hydratase family protein has protein sequence MADLVRFEVDGPVARLTLDSPHNRNALSTALVEQLHAGFDQAAAHPGVRTVVLDHTGGTFCAGADLSEAAGRDPGDLAVDRAREMTTLLRAILESPLPVIGVIDGHVRAGGLGLVGACDVVVAGPASTFALTEARIGVAPSIISLTLLPKMTARSAGRYFVTGERFGPEEAAAIGLVTLAAEDVQATVAALAAEIAKGSPQGLATSKALTTASILREFDGRAEELTQQSARLFVSDEAREGMLAFLQKRPPNWAG, from the coding sequence ATGGCTGATCTGGTTCGTTTCGAGGTCGACGGCCCCGTCGCGCGGTTGACGCTGGATTCACCGCACAATCGCAACGCTCTGTCGACGGCCCTGGTCGAACAACTGCACGCAGGGTTCGATCAAGCCGCGGCGCATCCAGGTGTGCGCACGGTCGTGCTGGACCACACCGGCGGAACGTTCTGCGCCGGCGCGGATCTGAGCGAGGCAGCCGGCCGCGATCCGGGTGATCTGGCTGTGGACCGCGCCCGCGAGATGACGACGTTGCTGCGCGCGATCCTGGAGTCGCCGCTACCGGTGATCGGGGTGATCGACGGGCACGTCCGGGCCGGCGGGCTGGGCCTGGTCGGTGCGTGCGATGTGGTGGTGGCCGGGCCGGCCAGCACGTTCGCGTTGACCGAGGCACGCATCGGTGTTGCGCCGTCTATCATTTCGCTGACCTTGCTGCCCAAGATGACGGCCCGGTCGGCGGGCCGCTACTTCGTCACCGGGGAGCGCTTCGGTCCCGAGGAGGCTGCCGCGATAGGCCTGGTCACGCTTGCCGCCGAGGATGTGCAGGCCACGGTGGCGGCGTTGGCGGCCGAGATCGCCAAGGGCTCTCCGCAGGGTTTGGCGACGTCCAAGGCGCTGACCACCGCCTCGATCCTGCGCGAGTTCGACGGGCGCGCCGAGGAACTCACCCAGCAGTCGGCGCGGCTGTTCGTCTCCGACGAGGCGCGTGAGGGCATGCTCGCGTTCCTGCAGAAGCGTCCGCCGAACTGGGCGGGTTGA
- a CDS encoding acyl-CoA dehydrogenase family protein: protein MSGFVETEEQQALRRAVAAMAANYGQDYYLEKARAGQHTTELWNEAGKLGFIGVNLPEEYGGGGAGMYELSLVMEEMAASGCALLMMVVSPAINGTIISRFGTEEQKKHWIPGIADGSVTMAFAITEPDAGSNSHRITTTARRDGSDWILKGQKVFISGIDQAQAVLVVGRTEDHKTGNLKPALFVIPTDTPGLHWTKIEMELISPESQFQVFLDDVRVPADALVGSEDAAIAQLFAGLNPERIMGAASAVGMGRFAIHKAVEYVKTRQVWKVPVGAHQGISHPLAQNHIEIELAKLMMQKAATLYDSGDDFGAAEAANMAKYAAGEASVRAVDQAVQSLGGNGLTKEYGIAAAVTASKLARIAPVSREMILNFVAQTSLGLPRSY from the coding sequence ATGAGCGGTTTCGTCGAAACCGAGGAACAGCAGGCGCTGCGGCGGGCGGTGGCCGCCATGGCCGCCAACTACGGGCAGGACTACTACCTGGAGAAGGCCCGAGCCGGCCAGCACACCACCGAATTGTGGAACGAGGCAGGCAAACTCGGCTTCATCGGGGTGAACCTGCCGGAGGAGTACGGCGGCGGCGGTGCAGGCATGTACGAGCTCAGCCTGGTGATGGAGGAGATGGCGGCCAGCGGGTGCGCGTTGTTGATGATGGTGGTCTCCCCCGCGATCAACGGCACCATCATCTCCAGGTTCGGCACCGAGGAGCAGAAGAAGCACTGGATCCCCGGCATCGCCGACGGGTCGGTCACCATGGCGTTCGCGATCACCGAACCCGATGCCGGATCCAACAGCCACCGCATCACCACCACGGCCCGCCGTGACGGCAGCGACTGGATCCTCAAGGGCCAGAAGGTGTTCATCTCCGGCATCGATCAGGCGCAGGCTGTTCTGGTTGTCGGCCGGACGGAAGACCACAAGACGGGCAACCTGAAGCCCGCGCTGTTCGTGATCCCCACCGACACGCCTGGGTTGCACTGGACCAAGATCGAGATGGAGTTGATCAGCCCGGAGAGCCAGTTCCAGGTGTTCCTCGACGACGTGCGGGTGCCCGCCGACGCATTGGTGGGCTCCGAGGACGCCGCGATCGCGCAATTGTTCGCCGGCTTGAACCCTGAGCGCATCATGGGTGCGGCCAGCGCCGTGGGCATGGGCCGGTTCGCGATCCACAAGGCCGTCGAGTACGTCAAGACGCGCCAGGTGTGGAAGGTCCCCGTCGGTGCACATCAGGGCATTTCGCACCCGCTGGCGCAGAACCACATCGAGATCGAGCTCGCCAAGCTGATGATGCAGAAGGCCGCGACGCTGTACGACTCGGGTGACGACTTCGGGGCCGCCGAGGCCGCCAACATGGCCAAGTACGCCGCCGGTGAGGCGTCGGTGCGGGCGGTCGATCAGGCCGTGCAGTCGCTGGGCGGCAACGGGTTGACCAAGGAGTACGGCATCGCCGCGGCGGTCACGGCGTCCAAGCTGGCGCGCATCGCGCCGGTCAGCCGCGAGATGATCCTCAACTTCGTCGCGCAGACCTCGCTGGGGCTGCCGCGCTCCTACTGA